Proteins encoded in a region of the Sebastes fasciatus isolate fSebFas1 chromosome 9, fSebFas1.pri, whole genome shotgun sequence genome:
- the LOC141774390 gene encoding early growth response protein 2b-like: MTAKIADEVSVSLCSLVDSIPKDVYTAESSIVFKEEAVGEEEHEENENGDLLFEAKCAPELSFHGDLAQYVATLRTQPVAFTGKFSVDSRGAGGPWTSKDVINVISADIGPAPVSGSCSASPDIYAGGGGDASTVIFCSKGSEHLSGSCSASPDIYSGGGGGGGGGGDGTMAHGHPDISHMYAPPHPHPHPHPSYSCSGDMYQDQSAGGYLATSTCAVSYHPPPSYNPVPKPTVDGAALLSIMPEYGGFYQQSCQRDIQERKSLPYPLDSLRVPPPLTPLNTIRNFTLGAASEGPMAAAFPTHQSLPLRPILRPRKYPNRPSKTPVHQRPYPCPAESCDRRFSRSDELSRHLRIHTGHKPFQCRICMRNFSRSDHLTTHIRTHTGEKPFSCDQCGRKFARSDERRRHMKIHLRQKEKKSSAS, from the exons ATGACTGCTAAAATAGCGGATGAAGTTTCAGTATCTCTGTGCAGTCTTGTAGACAGTATTCCTAAAGATGTGTACACAGCTGAGAGCTCCATTGTTTTTAAAGAAGAGGCTGTAGGAGAGGAAGAACATGAAGAGAATGAAAATG GTGATCTTCTGTTCGAAGCGAAGTGCGCACCTGAGCTGTCCTTCCACGGAGACTTGGCGCAGTACGTGGCAACTTTACGCACGCAGCCCGTTGCGTTTACCGGCAAGTTCTCGGTGGATtccagaggagcaggaggaccGTGGACATCTAAGGACGTCATCAACGTCATCAGCGCTGACATTGGACCGGCCCCGGTGTCTGGGTCGTGTTCAGCATCTCCAGATATTTacgcaggaggaggaggagacgcatctact GTGATCTTCTGTTCGAAGGGAAGTGAGCACCTGTCTGGGTCGTGTTCAGCATCGCCAGATATTtactcaggaggaggaggaggaggaggaggaggaggagacggcaCCATGGCGCACGGCCATCCGGACATCAGCCACATGTACGCGccccctcatcctcatcctcacccCCACCCGTCCTACTCCTGCAGTGGAGACATGTACCAGGACCAGTCAGCAGGTGGTTACCTGGCGACGTCCACCTGTGCAGTGTCCTACCATCCACCTCCATCCTACAACCCTGTACCTAAACCGACTGTAGACGGCGCCGCGCTGCTGTCCATCATGCCAGAGTACGGAGGCTTCTACCAGCAGAGCTGCCAGAGAGACATCCAGGAGAGGAAATCTCTCCCGTACCCGCTGGACTCCCTCAGGGtgcctcctcctctcactcctctcaaCACCATCAGGAACTTTACGCTCGGTGCGGCCTCAGAGGGTCCGATGGCCGCAGCTTTCCCCACCCACCAGAGCCTCCCACTTAGACCCATCTTGAGACCCAGAAAGTACCCGAACCGGCCGAGCAAGACGCCCGTGCATCAGAGGCCGTACCCGTGCCCGGCTGAGAGCTGCGACCGCCGGTTCTCCAGGTCGGACGAGCTGAGTCGACACCTGCGCATCCACACCGGCCACAAACCCTTCCAGTGCCGCATCTGCATGAGGAACTTCAGCCGCAGCGACCACCTCACCACCCACATCCGCACGCACACCGGGGAGAAACCGTTCTCCTGCGACCAGTGCGGGAGGAAGTTCGCCCGGAGCGACGAGAGGAGGAGGCACATGAAGATTCACCTCCGGCAGAAGGAGAAAAAGTCCTCTGCATCCTAA
- the adob gene encoding 2-aminoethanethiol (cysteamine) dioxygenase b → MMPGDTIMTSIVQRIARQALVTFRSSEEAGKTFLENQSKLRSLMTEVRAADLKLSPRRAASDGHQQLQLHGPPVTYMHICETDHFSMGVFLLKSGASIPLHDHPGMHGMLKVLYGTVRISCFDRLDPPPPPGSPPPPGSLRRSLLRSTEVYTEDSGPCVLSPDRDNLHQIDAVDGPSAFMDILAPPYDPDDGRDCHYYKLLTEAEVKHTEQKKEKEVWLMEISQPPDFWCGGEPYPGPEVCL, encoded by the coding sequence ATGATGCCCGGTGACACCATCATGACCTCCATCGTTCAGAGAATCGCCCGCCAGGCTCTCGTCACCTTCAGGAGCAGCGAGGAGGCCGGTAAAACCTTCCTGGAGAACCAGAGCAAGCTGCGGAGCCTGATGACGGAGGTCCGGGCGGCCGACCTGAAGCTGTCCCCGAGGAGAGCAGCCTCAGACGGCCaccagcagctccagctccacGGGCCTCCGGTCACCTACATGCACATCTGCGAGACGGACCACTTCAGCATGGGGGTGTTCCTCCTGAAGAGCGGAGCCTCCATCCCGCTGCACGACCACCCGGGGATGCACGGCATGCTCAAAGTCCTGTACGGTACGGTCCGGATCAGCTGCTTCGACCGGCtggatcctcctcctccaccgggTTCACCTCCTCCACCGGGCTCCCTGCGGCGCTCCCTGCTCCGCTCCACCGAGGTGTACACGGAGGACAGCGGCCCCTGCGTGCTGTCCCCGGACCGGGACAACCTGCACCAGATCGACGCCGTGGACGGTCCCTCCGCCTTCATGGACATCCTGGCTCCACCGTACGACCCGGACGACGGCAGAGACTGTCACTACTACAAGCTGCTGACTGAAGCAGAGgtcaaacacacagagcagaagaaggagaaggaggtcTGGCTCATGGAGATCTCACAGCCTCCGGATTTCTGGTGCGGTGGGGAGCCCTACCCGGGCCCGGAGGTCTGCCTCTGA